Genomic segment of Amphibacillus xylanus NBRC 15112:
AAGCTGAAACTCTGCCGGATTTACCATTATTGGATGAACCGAAGCGGATTGCTTTAGTACGAACATTAATGTCACAATTTAAAAAATACGTGGGCTTATCAAAAAAACTCTCCACTGAGACATATAGTAGTTTGATGGATATTGATGATTTATCACGCTTAACTGATGTGATTAGCTCACATTTACCATTAAAATCTACAATTAAACAGCAATTATTAGAGACGATAGAGGTAGAAGTACGAGCGCAAGACTTAATTGAGTTAATTTCAAATGAACAAGAAGTCCTTCGACTTGAACAAAAAATTGATCGCCGTGTGAAGAAATCGATTGAGCAAACACAGAAGGAATATTATTTACGTGAACAAATGAAAGCGATCCAAAAAGAATTAGGTTCTCGAGATGGGAAGTCTGGTGAGATTGCTGATCTACAAGAAAAAATCGAACAAAGTGGAATGCCAGATCGGGTCTTAAAAGTCGCAATGAAAGAGCTCGACCGTTATGAGCGAATTCCACAAACATCTGCGGAAAGCTCAGTAATAAGGAATTATTTAGATTGGTTAATTTCATTACCTTGGACTGAAGAAACAGAAGACGATCTAGATATTAACCGCGCAACGAGTATCTTAAATGAAGATCACTATGGTTTAGAGAAAGTTAAAGAACGTGTCTTAGAGCACTTAGCTGTTCAGCAGTTAACAAATAGTTTGCGCGGTCCTATATTGTGTTTAGTTGGTCCGCCAGGTGTAGGAAAGACATCACTCGCGAAATCTATTGCCCGGGCAATTAATCGTCGTTTTATTCGGATCTCACTAGGTGGTGTCCGTGATGAAGCTGAAATTAGAGGACACCGTAGAACGTATGTTGGTGCAATGCCAGGTCGGATTATTCAAGGTATGAAAAAAGCAGGAACGATAAATCCGGTTATCTTGTTAGATGAGATTGATAAGATGACCAATGATTTTCGTGGTGATCCTTCTGCGGCTATGCTTGAGGTACTAGACCCGGAACAGAATCATCAGTTTAGTGATCACTTTATTGAAGAATCGTATGATTTAAGTAATGTCATGTTTATTGCTACAGCGAATAATTTACAGACGATTCCAGCACCTCTTCTTGATCGAATGGAGATTATTTCAATTGCTGGTTATACTGAAGTAGAGAAATTACACATTGCTAAGGAGCATTTGATTCCGAAACAAATAGCTGCACATGGATTAACAAAAGGGCAACTGCAAATTCGTGATGAAGCGATTACACAGTTAATTCGTCGTTATTCCCGAGAAGCAGGCGTTCGTCAATTAGAGAGACAAGTCGCATCTGTTTGCCGCAAAGCAACTAAACTATATGTATCAGAAGAGAAAAAACGTATTATCGTTACGAAAAAACAGTTAGAAAATTTATTAGGTAAACCGATCTATCGTTATGGTATGATGGAAACTGAAGATCAAGTTGGTGCTGCAACAGGTTTAGCATATACAGCTGCAGGTGGCGATACATTATCGATTGAAGTGAGTATTGTTCCAGGTAAAGGTAAGCTTGCTTTGACAGGTAAATTAGGTGACGTGATGAAAGAATCTGCACAAGCAGCTTTAAGTTATGTTAGATCACGAACAACGGAACTTTCAATTGATCCTGATTTTTATCAAACCCATGATATCCATATTCACGTTCCTGAAGGGGCAACACCTAAAGATGGTCCGTCAGCAGGTATTACAATTGCAACGGCGCTTGTCTCAAGTTTAACGAACCGACCAGTTAGACGTGAAGTTGGTATGACAGGTGAAATTACGCTTAGAGGTCGTGTATTGCCAATAGGTGGGCTAAAGGAAAAAGCTTTAAGTGCACATCGAGCTGGACTTTCAACAATAATTTTACCAAAAGATAATGAAAAGGACTTAGTCGACATTCCAGACAGTGTTCGTAAGAGTCTTGACTTTATTCCAGTGAGTCATCTAGATCAAGTATTAGAACACGCACTTAAGGAGGTGTAGAATGAAAGTAACACAATCAGAATTTACAATTAGCGCGGTCTCACCAAATCAATATCCAACTGAAAACTTACCTGAAATCGCACTAGCAGGTCGTTCTAATGTTGGGAAGTCATCATTTATAAACAAAATGATCAATCGAAAAGCTTTAGCAAGAACTTCTTCAAAACCAGGAAAAACCCAAACATTAAATTATTATTTAATTAATGAATTCTTTTATTTTGTTGACGTTCCTGGATATGGTTATGCGAAAGTTTCTAAAACAGAGCGTGAAGCTTGGGGTAAAATGATGGAAACCTATTTCTCTGAACGTGAACCGCTTCGCGCAACGATTTTAGTCGTTGATATTAGACATAAACCTACAAATGATGACGTGATGATGTATGATTTCTTAAAACATTACGACATTCCAGTCATTATCATCGCAACGAAATTAGATAAAATTAAAAAAGGACAAGTTAACAAGCAAGTGAAGTTAATTAAAGAAACTTTATCAATCGAACCAGGAGATCAAGTTATCCCATTTTCATCCGAAACAGCACAGGGGAAAGAAGCAGCCTGGAACGCGATTCAAGCATATTTAGCATAAAAACGTCTAGCTTGTAAAAAGTTTTAGTTGATATTGCTGAGAGTAGCAATATAAATTAAACTCTTTAAAAACTATCCTTCAAGCAATTTTAAAATCCAATGCAAATAAAAACAGGAATCTAGTATTAAACTGGATTCCTGTTTTTATATTTTAGCTGTATTTTAGACTTATCGTTTTTTAAATAATAAATAAACACCAAATACAATTAAGCCAACTGGCCAGTAATCCTCGAGAACTTTGATCAATACATCAACAGAATCAGAAAATGGATTATTTGTAAGTGAAATGATCATAAATAAACCAATCAATAATAAAAATAAACCAGGATATAGTCCTGTTTTTGTTTTCTGATAACGCAAAAGAAATGCAATCCCAAGGATTACTGCATAGACACTCCAATGATCAAGCCAATTAGGGTACAGTGTCAGTGCATGGTAGTGAATACCGAATCCTAATGCAAGAATACTAGGAAAAAGCTTATCATAATCTCGCTTTAAGTAACTATGTATGAGTAAACTAATTCCGAAAATAATTAATAAGCTTGGCCAAGTTGTTAAAGGTTCAAGAAATGGGATAGATAATTGCTCTAATAAATAGTAAAAACCAATCCCAATTAATAAGTAAGCAACCATACTGTTTTGTTTACGCAAGTTAATCACCTAACTTTTTTTAAGGATTTTTCCAAACTGATGGGGTTAATCATCGTATATTTTACCAGATTGATAGTAATTTGCCCAATTAGTTAAAATATAAGATTCATATTTTTATTAAGAAAATCAGCTTTTGATAGGGATGATAAGCATATTATTGTGTAAAAATCATATATCTGATATAGAAGACGTGTACTGTTGTAATGATTGATAATACTACATTCCGATTAAATTATATTTAATTTGTTGTAAACATCCTCGACGTCTTTAAGCTGAGAAATGAACGTATTCTGACTTAAATCGGAACTGCGGAATTTTTAAAGAAGGAGGAAGGGTGATGGCAGATAAAGAAGTAAGGCCATTTCATTTTGATTTAACTGAAACGTTATATTTTCATAGAAATGAAGGCGTCTCAGAAATGTTAGGAATTGGACTTGATCCGGAGATTACAATTGAATCACATCCAGATTATGTGTCAATTCGTGGAATTATTGCATTAACAGGAGAGTATTTACCTGTATTTGTTGATGATGATCGAGATGTTGAAGATGAAGAGGAAATTCAAGCGCGTTACTTTAAGCGAGTAGAGCGTGATGAGGACGGCATTTGTGATTTTCTTCATCATTTTCCAATTGATATCTCGATCCCTCATGAGCGAATTCGTCAGCTATCAGACTTAACTGTAAGTGTGGATCACTTTGATTACAAAATTCCAGATCCTCGAAAAATGATATTGGAGGCTACGATTGAGATAGGTGGTCTTGAATATGATCGACAGGTTGAAACAGAAGAACCATTAGATGAGGTAATTGAAGAAGTTATCGAAGCAGTCGATGAAGTTACTGAAGAAGATGAGCGTGTTGAATTCGATCTAAAAATTAAGGAAGAAGAGCCAGAGCCTGTAGAAGAGGAAGAAATAGATGTAAAAGAGGAAAAAGTAGAAGTTGAAGAAAAGGTTCTGCCATTTAAACCTCGTGAAGAAGTCAAACCAGAAGTGAGTGTCACGGTAGATAAAAAAGAGGAAGTACTAGAAGAAGCGCGTACAGCATCGTTTGATGATGAATTTGATAGTGATGATGTTGAACAAGAAGAAGAACGTATTGAGCATCCAACATACTTACTTGATTTATTTGAACAACCTGATGAAGCTGAAGAACGCTTCTCCCAATTAAAGATTTACATTGTACAGAATGATGATACGTTAGAAAGCATTTCAGAAAAATATCAAGTAAATTTAACGAAATTACAACGAATTAATCGTCTTGATACGACTGATGTTAATCAAGGGCAAATTTTATACATTCCTAATTAAATATAAGAAAAATAAGTGTGGAAATTATTTTCGACACTTATTTTAATGGATTTATATTGTATTAATTAAATTAGATCTAAGTATATTAGCATATATACCCCAATAAAAATGCCTAATAGTACAATATCTAATAATGAAGGGAATAGAATTGCACGAACGATTTGTACAATTGTGATTGGAACTAAACTTTTCTCGATAATTATGAGATACTCACGGTATTCTGGTGGGATTCTGAAACGTCTGTTACGAAACATTTTCTCACCCTTTCATTGACCTAATGGTGTATTATATGCATGAATGACCGGATGTTATCACTTTTTTGAGTTAGTATATTGACTTTTCATGTGGTTATTGGATAAAATAACTGTTAGATTACAAATTAACTAATAACGATGAAGAGGAAGAGTATGCGAATAAAGCTTTTAGAGAGGAAATCAAATGCTGAAAGATTTCTAAGTCATTTATCGCAGAAGGTAGCCTTGGATGTTGTTTAGCTGAACGTCTCTGATCAGTAGGTTAAACCGGTTTAAAACCGTTATCAATCAATTGAGTGTACAGCTTATTTATGCTGTAAACAAAGGTGGTACCACGGAATGATCAACCCAATTCGTCCTTTTTCTATATGGATGAGTTGGGTTTTTTAATGAAAAAAATTGAAGTGTTTAATTAATAGGAGGAATAGCAAATGACAGAACAACATAATTTGCCACCCAAATATGATTCAGCCGCTGTTGAAAAAGGTCGTTATCAATATTGGGTAGAGGGTAAATTTTTCGAAGCAACAGGAGATCCAGATAAACAACCTTTTACAGTTATGATTCCACCGCCAAACGTAACTGGAAAACTACACATCGGTCACGCATGGGATACGACTTTACAAGATATCATTACAAGAATGAAAAGAATGCAAGGCTATGATGTCCTTTATCTACCTGGAATGGACCACGCAGGTATTGCGACACAAGCACGAGTTGAGGCGAAGTTAAGAGAAGAAGGCGTTAGTCGTTATGATTTAGGCCGTGAAAAGTTTGTTGAAAAAGCTTGGGAATGGAAGCACATTTATGCTGATCATATTCGTGAGCAATGGGAAAATCTCGGTTTAGGTTTAGATTATTCTCGAGAACGCTTTACTCTTGATGAAGGATTATCAGAAGCGGTAAAAGAAGTTTTCGTTAAATTGTATGAAGAAGGCTTAATTTATCGTGGTGAATATATTATTAACTGGGATCCATCAACACAAACGGCTCTTTCTGATATTGAAGTTATTCACGAAGAGGTACCTGGACATTTCTATCATATGAGATATCCGCTTAAAGATGGCTCTGGTTATATTGAAATAGCTACAACACGCCCAGAAACTATGTTAGGTGATACTGCGATTGCAGTCCATCCTAAAGATGAGCGATATCAACATCTAATTGGTAAGAAAGCAATTTTACCAATCGTTGGTCGTGAGATTGAGATTATTGCTGATGATTATGTTGATCGTGAATTTGGTTCTGGCGCAGTAAAAATTACACCAGCACATGATCCAAATGATTTTGAGATCGGTAACCGTCACAATTTAGAACGTATCCTCGTGATGAATGAAGATGGTACGATGAATGAAAACGCTGGTAAATATCAAGGCTTAGATCGATTTGAATGCCGTAAGCAAATTGTTAAAGATCTTCAAGAGGATGGTACGTTGTTTAAGATTGAAGAGCATGTCCATTCTGTTGGTCATTCAGAGCGAACTGGCGTTGTTGTAGAGCCATATTTATCAACACAATGGTTCGTGAAGATGAAGCCACTTGCTGAGGCAGCTGTTAACATGCAGCAAGATCCTGAGCAAAAGGTTAACTTTGTCCCAGAACGATTCGAAGGTACTTATTTACGTTGGATGGAAAACATTAGAGATTGGTGTATTTCTCGTCAATTATGGTGGGGACACCGCATCCCAGCATGGTATCATAAAGAAACAGGTGAAGTATATGTTGGTAAAGAAGCACCAGCTGATATCGAAAACTGGAAGCAAGATGAAGATGTTCTAGATACGTGGTTCTCATCTGCATTATGGCCATTCTCAACATTAAATTGGCCAGATGTAGAGAATGAAGATTTTACACGTTATTTCCCAACTGATACACTCGTTACAGGCTATGATATTATTTTCTTCTGGGTAGCGAGAATGATTTTCCAATCGAAACATTTCACTGGAAAACGTCCATTTAAAGATGTATTGATTCACGGATTAGTGCGGGATTCAGAAGGACGCAAAATGAGTAAGTCATTAAACAATGGTGTCGATCCAATGGATGTAATTGAAAAGTATGGTGCTGACTCATTACGTTACTTCTTAGCGACAGGCTCATCACCAGGCCAAGATGTTCGTTTCCAATGGGAAAAGGTTGAATCTACTTGGAACTTTATTAATAAAATTTGGAACGCTTCACGCTTTGTAATTATGAACCTTGATGGTTTAACAACAGAATCAATTGATCTTAAGGGTCAGAAAAATGTAGCTGATGAGTGGATTTTAACACGATTAAATGAAACAATTGCTCAAGTTAACCGCCATAGTGAACGTTATGATTATGGTGAGGTAGGTCGTTACCTGTATAACTTCATTTGGGATGATTTCTGTGATTGGTATATTGAAATGGCGAAAATCCCACTCTATGGAGAAGATGAGCAAGCGAAGTTAACCACAAGATCTATTCTCGTTTATGTATTAGATCAAATCTTACGTATGCTACATCCATTCATGCCATTTGTAACAGAGGAGATTTGGCAACATATTCCGCATGAAGGAGAATCGATTACTCAAGCGAGCTGGCCGAAAGTAAACGAGGAGCTTACTAATGAACAAGCTGCAACTGAAATGAAGCACCTAGTTGATATTATTCGCTCAGTAAGAAATATTCGTGCAGAAGTTGATACACCAATGTCTAAACCTGTAGATTTAGTCATTAAAGCGAATAATGAACAAATCGCTGATGAATTAAAAAATAATCAACATTATCTAGAGAAATTCTGTCATACAGGCAATTTGACAATCGCAGTTGATGCGATTGCACCAGATGAGTCAATGTCAGCAGTTGTTTCAGGCGCTGAATTGTACTTACCTCTTGCAGGGTTAATTGACTACGAAAAAGAAATTGCACGTCTTGAAGCAGAATTAGTCAAATTAAATAAAGAAGTTGACCGTGTTCAGAAGAAATTAAACAATGAGAGTTTTGTTAGTAAAGCTCCGGAAAAAATAGTCGCAGCAGAAAAAGCGAAAGAACAAGAATATTTAGAGCAACGAGAAAAAGTTGTTAATCGATTAAATGAATTAAGGAAGTAAGTGGAACTCGGCTACCCAAAAACAGGGTAGCCAGTTTTTTTTGGCTAAATTATGACTTTTGTTATATACAAAGGAAACATATTCCTTTTTTATGAGTAGTTTGGATTGCGAATTTTATGATAAACTACTATACTTAGTATGAACAAAACGTATTCACTCAATTGAGCGTTTTGTTAGCCATAATTGAGGTGAATTTATGATATCAAGGAAAAAACAAATAGCAGTATGGGGAATCTGGTTGTTTATTTGGCCACCGATCATTACAACGCTATTTTATAAATATTATCCAACGGAGACATTCGATTTATCTAATCTAGTAATCTTTATCTTATTAGCACTTACTACGGCAGTATTTCCAATTCAAATAAATAAATCGTCAATTTTTCCGATTTTCGGAGTTAGTTTAGCGGTTTATTTACTGTTTGGTTTATATATTGAAGTTATGTTTACGCAAGTTGCAGTTGTCTTTGTTATTCTTAAACTAATCAAAAATAAATGTGAACATCATCGTGTGGCATTAAATTCACTGTCTTTTTTATTTGTATCGATTTTATCAGCAGCAAGCTATCAAATTGTAGGCATATATATCCCGTATCGTCTGATGTTTTTAAATGTTAATATCATTCAGATTCTAGCTTATATGGTTACTTACTTTTTAGTTAACCAGTTGATATATTATTTGATTAAGTGTTTTTTTTATGGAAAGAAATCATCATTTTTAGATGAGGGTTTTTATTTCTTGTTGATCAGTATGACATATACTTTGCCAACAGGTATTTTAACTGTCTATCTCTATAAAATGTATGACTTACTCGGTGTTGCAATCATTGGAGTCTTGATGATTACGACATTAATTAGTTTTAAACTTTATTATCGAAGCGTTAGAACAAATCGTTACTTACAGATTGTCAATGATATGGCCAAAGAACTAGCACAGCAATTAACTAAAGGTTGTGTAGTCCATACGTATTTGGATAAATTAACAAATCACTTTTCTTTAGGTAAAATTGCGCTTTACGATCTTATTGATGAAGAGAAGTTTCAATTGACACACTTTTATGATAAGGGTAAAGTTATTGAAATTGAGGCAAATCCGTTTACGATTGATCGTCAATCATTTATCCGCGAACTCATTAATAATGATTCAAATTATGTTTATTACAGACGGGCTAAGGAATGGCAGTTTTATAATTTACCAGATTTAAATAAAACGGGCGAAAGTTTACTAGCGATGCCGATTAAACGTGATAATCAAGTCATTGCGATCTTAATAATTATTAAAAACAAACGAGATGCTTTTGAAGAAAGTCTCATTTCAACCCTTTCAGTTATCAATACTTATTTCGGAATTGCGTTAGGAAATGCTAGATATTATGAGGAAATTAGAAAAGATAGTAAAACTGATCACTTAACAGGCTTACCTAATTTAAGACACTTTGAATATGATCTTAGAAATTATCAAAATCATTTGGCAACGACAATTAACTTTACTGTAAATACATCAATAATTATTCTCGATCTTGATCACTTTAAAAAGATAAATGATCAATACGGACATGAGTGTGGCAATGAATTATTAATTAAAGTCGCAGAATTATTAGATTTATTTTTTACAAATAAGGGAACAGTTTATCGGTATGGTGGTGAGGAATTTATTATTTTCTTACCAAATTATTCACATGAGAGTACATTAGATTTGGCAGAGCGAATTAGAAAGCAGCTTGAACAGACTGAATTTATATGTCATAACTATATGGTATTAAATCGTCCTGAAATTTCGTTAAAAATGACAGCAAGCCTTGGAGTCGCAAGTTATCCAGAAAAAACGGATGACATTAATGAATTACTCCGCATTGCCGATCGTGCGATGTATCTAGGGGCAAAACGAGAAGGTCGAAATAAAGTAGCGGCGTATCAGTCTTAAACTTAGTTTATGAATAAACTTTTAATCCTTGAGTCTATCAGCTACAATTTAGTTAGATAGTAGAGAGCAAAGGAGTTGACGAGTATGTTTTCTTCACTCGAAGCATTGGATCAGTTTTTTGAAGCGCGTGAAACGGTTGGTATTAAGCCAGGGTTAGATCGAATGGAGCAATTATTAAACGATGTGCAAAATCCGCAACTTAAAGTACCTATGATTCATGTTGCAGGAACAAATGGTAAAGGGTCAACAGTCACATATTTAGCATCAATTTTACAAGAAGCGGGTTATCAAGTAGGGACATTTACTTCACCTAGTTTAACTAATCGACAAGCAATGATTCAGCTAAATGGTGAACCGATTTCAGATGAAGTGTTATTATCGTATGCTAATCAACTTGCACCTGAATTAACGAAATTAGATCAAGAAAACAATCCTGCAAGTCTCTTTGAAATAATTGTCGCGATTGCATTTATGTTTTTCGCCGATCATTCAAGTATTGCAGTAGTTGAGACAGGCATGGGTGGATTAGAGGATGCGACAAACTTAGTCGATCCAATTGTTTCAATTATTACATCAATTGGATATGATCACACAGCCTTTCTTGGCGAGACAATTGCAGATATTGCTAAGCACAAGGCTGGGATTATTAAGCCTAATAAACCAATTATCGTAGGGAAGATGGTTCCTGAAGCAGCAGAGGTTATTAAAGAAGTATCAATAGCGAATCATGCACCACTTCATCAACTAGGTACTGATTTTCAAGTGATATGGATTGAAAATCGACCATACTATAAAGATGAGAATCAAACGATTCCACTAAGGCTACGATTGTTAGGTGAACACCAATTCTTAAATACCGCGCTTGCGATAAAAACCATTGCGCTATTAAATGAAATGAATCGACCTATTTCTAAAGAACAAATAAAGCTTGGCATTAGGCAAGCTCATTTACCAGCTAGATTCGAGCAAATTTCGGATCATCCAGTTATTATTATTGATGGCGCGCATAATTTAGAAAGTATTCAAGCCTTTCTTGATACGGTGAATAAGTTATATAAGAACGTAGAGAAACACTTAATTTTTGCAGCGTTTAGAGATAAGCCGATTAAGGAAATGCTAACAGCGCTTGAACCACATTTTGATCAGATGAGTATCACGACATTTGAACACGCGCGTGCAGCATCAGCAGATCAGCTCTTTAACATCTCCAATCATCAAAACAAGCAAAAGTTTGATGATTGGAAAGAGTTACTAAATAGTGTTCGTCAAGATAAGTTAACGAAAAAAGTGACTTTTGTCGTTGGTTCACTTGATTTTGTTGGTAAAGTTAGGGAATATTTTAAGTAAATAGACTTGATTCTTCCATAAAAAACAATTATACTAAAATTTAAGCAAACACAATCGACGAATACAACATGATAATATTGACGAAATGGTTACCAAGAAATTTATGACATCATTATAGATAGATGCAGATAAATTTATCTTACGGTAACCTTTTTCTTTTATATAAAGGAATTGATGCCATGATAAAAAATAACACTATTAACAACCAAGATGGTCTAACCTTAGTAGAATTACTAGGGTCTATTGTTATTTTATCGATTATAGTTGTATCTTTTTTAGCTTTCTTTATTCAATCAGCGAAAACAACAAAGGTGTCAGAGGATATTATTGATGCCTCATATATTGCTCAGCAAGAGTTAGAAGCAATTTATCATTTATCGACTGATCAAGGCGTTGATCAGCTCGTATCATATTTGCAAGCGCAAGGTTACACTCACCTTCGATCTGGCGAAACTCACGAATTTTCTATTCACATAGATACATATCGTGTCGATGTAAAACTTTATCCCGTTTATCATGATAGTGGAGATGTGATTGAAGATTTACACACGCTTTTAGTGAAGGTGTTTGATTCAGAGAATAGGCAGAGTGCCCAAATGGAAACAAAATTCTTTTTTAACGAGGTAGAGGTTGATGAGGGATAATCAGCATGGGATAACATTAGTTGAATTATTAGGTGTGCTGGCGATTTTATCAATCATTTTACTCCTAATCGGATCAGCACATATATTCGGTCAAAAGCAATTAGTTTATCAAACTGATGAAGTAAATCAACAAAATGACGTTAGACTAGTCGTAAGTCAATTAACAACGGATTTTCGATCAACGACGGCAGATAAGTATATTGAGGATGCTGAGGGTTATCATTTAGGCTCACATGTTTACAAGTTCAATGAATCTTCGGTTTTCCGTAATGGGGAAAAGTTAAGTGATAATATTGCTAGATTTGAGTTAGCGCCAATCAAAGATGATGCAGATGTTTTAGTCGGTGTCGATATTGTTATAGAGAGTCTGTTAGGTGGTCAAGGTTCTCAAACGACAGTTGAAACAGCTATATACTTTAGAAAGTAGGTGAGTGAGGTATGTTCAGATCCATCCAGCGGAAGCAAATATTTAATAGTGAGTCAGGCGTTAGTTTAATCGTAGCTGTGATGACTTTATTTGTATTGTCCATTATTGGGGTAACTATCGCAACTGTTACTTTTGCAAATATTAAGCTATCAACTAC
This window contains:
- the lon gene encoding endopeptidase La encodes the protein MSEASRLTIPLLPLRGMVVFPTVVMHLDVGRKASVEALEMAMMEQRQILLVSQKESAIQEPKKEDLNSIGTVSYVKQMLKLPNGTVRVLVEGTSRARVLSYKQELPYMSVEAETLPDLPLLDEPKRIALVRTLMSQFKKYVGLSKKLSTETYSSLMDIDDLSRLTDVISSHLPLKSTIKQQLLETIEVEVRAQDLIELISNEQEVLRLEQKIDRRVKKSIEQTQKEYYLREQMKAIQKELGSRDGKSGEIADLQEKIEQSGMPDRVLKVAMKELDRYERIPQTSAESSVIRNYLDWLISLPWTEETEDDLDINRATSILNEDHYGLEKVKERVLEHLAVQQLTNSLRGPILCLVGPPGVGKTSLAKSIARAINRRFIRISLGGVRDEAEIRGHRRTYVGAMPGRIIQGMKKAGTINPVILLDEIDKMTNDFRGDPSAAMLEVLDPEQNHQFSDHFIEESYDLSNVMFIATANNLQTIPAPLLDRMEIISIAGYTEVEKLHIAKEHLIPKQIAAHGLTKGQLQIRDEAITQLIRRYSREAGVRQLERQVASVCRKATKLYVSEEKKRIIVTKKQLENLLGKPIYRYGMMETEDQVGAATGLAYTAAGGDTLSIEVSIVPGKGKLALTGKLGDVMKESAQAALSYVRSRTTELSIDPDFYQTHDIHIHVPEGATPKDGPSAGITIATALVSSLTNRPVRREVGMTGEITLRGRVLPIGGLKEKALSAHRAGLSTIILPKDNEKDLVDIPDSVRKSLDFIPVSHLDQVLEHALKEV
- the spoVID gene encoding stage VI sporulation protein D — translated: MADKEVRPFHFDLTETLYFHRNEGVSEMLGIGLDPEITIESHPDYVSIRGIIALTGEYLPVFVDDDRDVEDEEEIQARYFKRVERDEDGICDFLHHFPIDISIPHERIRQLSDLTVSVDHFDYKIPDPRKMILEATIEIGGLEYDRQVETEEPLDEVIEEVIEAVDEVTEEDERVEFDLKIKEEEPEPVEEEEIDVKEEKVEVEEKVLPFKPREEVKPEVSVTVDKKEEVLEEARTASFDDEFDSDDVEQEEERIEHPTYLLDLFEQPDEAEERFSQLKIYIVQNDDTLESISEKYQVNLTKLQRINRLDTTDVNQGQILYIPN
- the yihA gene encoding ribosome biogenesis GTP-binding protein YihA/YsxC, whose product is MKVTQSEFTISAVSPNQYPTENLPEIALAGRSNVGKSSFINKMINRKALARTSSKPGKTQTLNYYLINEFFYFVDVPGYGYAKVSKTEREAWGKMMETYFSEREPLRATILVVDIRHKPTNDDVMMYDFLKHYDIPVIIIATKLDKIKKGQVNKQVKLIKETLSIEPGDQVIPFSSETAQGKEAAWNAIQAYLA
- a CDS encoding valine--tRNA ligase — encoded protein: MTEQHNLPPKYDSAAVEKGRYQYWVEGKFFEATGDPDKQPFTVMIPPPNVTGKLHIGHAWDTTLQDIITRMKRMQGYDVLYLPGMDHAGIATQARVEAKLREEGVSRYDLGREKFVEKAWEWKHIYADHIREQWENLGLGLDYSRERFTLDEGLSEAVKEVFVKLYEEGLIYRGEYIINWDPSTQTALSDIEVIHEEVPGHFYHMRYPLKDGSGYIEIATTRPETMLGDTAIAVHPKDERYQHLIGKKAILPIVGREIEIIADDYVDREFGSGAVKITPAHDPNDFEIGNRHNLERILVMNEDGTMNENAGKYQGLDRFECRKQIVKDLQEDGTLFKIEEHVHSVGHSERTGVVVEPYLSTQWFVKMKPLAEAAVNMQQDPEQKVNFVPERFEGTYLRWMENIRDWCISRQLWWGHRIPAWYHKETGEVYVGKEAPADIENWKQDEDVLDTWFSSALWPFSTLNWPDVENEDFTRYFPTDTLVTGYDIIFFWVARMIFQSKHFTGKRPFKDVLIHGLVRDSEGRKMSKSLNNGVDPMDVIEKYGADSLRYFLATGSSPGQDVRFQWEKVESTWNFINKIWNASRFVIMNLDGLTTESIDLKGQKNVADEWILTRLNETIAQVNRHSERYDYGEVGRYLYNFIWDDFCDWYIEMAKIPLYGEDEQAKLTTRSILVYVLDQILRMLHPFMPFVTEEIWQHIPHEGESITQASWPKVNEELTNEQAATEMKHLVDIIRSVRNIRAEVDTPMSKPVDLVIKANNEQIADELKNNQHYLEKFCHTGNLTIAVDAIAPDESMSAVVSGAELYLPLAGLIDYEKEIARLEAELVKLNKEVDRVQKKLNNESFVSKAPEKIVAAEKAKEQEYLEQREKVVNRLNELRK
- a CDS encoding LiaI-LiaF-like domain-containing protein; translation: MRKQNSMVAYLLIGIGFYYLLEQLSIPFLEPLTTWPSLLIIFGISLLIHSYLKRDYDKLFPSILALGFGIHYHALTLYPNWLDHWSVYAVILGIAFLLRYQKTKTGLYPGLFLLLIGLFMIISLTNNPFSDSVDVLIKVLEDYWPVGLIVFGVYLLFKKR
- a CDS encoding sensor domain-containing diguanylate cyclase, whose amino-acid sequence is MISRKKQIAVWGIWLFIWPPIITTLFYKYYPTETFDLSNLVIFILLALTTAVFPIQINKSSIFPIFGVSLAVYLLFGLYIEVMFTQVAVVFVILKLIKNKCEHHRVALNSLSFLFVSILSAASYQIVGIYIPYRLMFLNVNIIQILAYMVTYFLVNQLIYYLIKCFFYGKKSSFLDEGFYFLLISMTYTLPTGILTVYLYKMYDLLGVAIIGVLMITTLISFKLYYRSVRTNRYLQIVNDMAKELAQQLTKGCVVHTYLDKLTNHFSLGKIALYDLIDEEKFQLTHFYDKGKVIEIEANPFTIDRQSFIRELINNDSNYVYYRRAKEWQFYNLPDLNKTGESLLAMPIKRDNQVIAILIIIKNKRDAFEESLISTLSVINTYFGIALGNARYYEEIRKDSKTDHLTGLPNLRHFEYDLRNYQNHLATTINFTVNTSIIILDLDHFKKINDQYGHECGNELLIKVAELLDLFFTNKGTVYRYGGEEFIIFLPNYSHESTLDLAERIRKQLEQTEFICHNYMVLNRPEISLKMTASLGVASYPEKTDDINELLRIADRAMYLGAKREGRNKVAAYQS